GGTGCGCTGGCGCTGCGCACGGGCACGATCTACCCGGCGCTGAACCGGCTGGAGCGCCTCGGGTTCCTGCGCAGCACCTGGCAATCCATCGGCGAGCGACGACGGCGCTGCTACGAGCTCACCGACTCCGGTCGCCGCGGCCTGGACACCGAGCGCAGCGCGTGGGACGAGTTCACCAGCGCGATCGGTTCGGTGCTCAACCCCGGGCGCGCCATATGAGCGATCCCGTCGAGCACTACGTCGCAGACCTCTCGGCAGCGCTTCGCGGACCGGCCCGGGCCAAGGCCCGGATGGTCGACGAGATCCGCGACGGCCTCGCCGAGACCATCGCGGCCCACTCCGACCACGGCCTGCCGCACGAGCAGGCCGTCGAGCGCGCGCTGCGCGAGTTCGGCACCGTCGAGGAGCTCGTGCCCAGCTGCCAGCAGGAACTCACGATCGCGCAGACCCGGCTCACCGCGGCCAAGCTCGTCATCGTGGTCGGATTCCTGATCGCCTGCGGCCACGTGGTCTGGACGGTCGGCGGCTGGCAGCTCCCGGCAGCGGCGCAGCTCATGATCGGCATCGCGGCGACGGCGGCCACGCTCGCCGCGGCGGCGTTCGCCGCGACCGGGTTCCTCACCCGCTGGGTCCCGGCGCCGGAGGGCCTGCCGACCCTGGTGGGCTGGGCAAGCAGCACGGCCAGCGTGGCGATGCCGTTCGCGGCGCTCGCGCTGGCCACGACCTCGCCGCTGGACAGCACGTGGCCGTCGATCGCGCTCACGGCGGTGGTCGCGGTGGGCTCGCACGTGGTGCTGGCGGCATCGGCCCGCACCTGCCGGGAATGCGCCCGCCTACCGGTCGAATAACCCGGCTGATCGCTCCGAGCACGGACGGCTGCCCTGTTTCCGCTGGTGGTCGCCCGTGAGTGGTTTGTGCTGCTATAGCAGCACAAAACGCTCACGGGACGGTTCCTCGAAGAAACCTGGCCGGGCGCCCGAGCGGAACCTGGTGTGGGCTCAGTCCGGAGCGTTGGTCGCGGCTTTCGCGCAGCGGTCGGCCAAGCGGGCGAAGGCTTCTTTGAGCTCTGGTGGGCCGATCACCTCGATGTCCGCGTCGAACCTGGTGATGGTGGCCGCCAGTCCTGGCCAGGACCAGGAGCCCAGGATGAGGCGGCAGCGGTTCGGGCCGAGTTCCTCCACCACTCCGTCCCGGGCGAATCGGGAGACCACGGCCGCCGGGAGGTCGAGGACCACTTCGCCGTGGCAGGGCCAGGTTCCGGTGCTGTCGGTTCCTTTGAAGCGGTTGAGGACGAAGGCCGCGACGTCTCCGCCGGGCACTTCTCGCGGCGTGAAGCGGGGGCCGGTCGGGATGCGCGGGGTGATCCGGTCCGCGCGGAAGGTTCGCCAGTCGTCGCGATCGAGGTCCCAGGCGACGAGGTACCAGCGCCTGGCCCAGGTGACGAGGTGGTGCGGCTCCACCCGGCGCGGATCTCCCGAGGCGTAGTCGAAGCGCAGGATCTCGCGGGCGCGGACGGCGGCACCGAGCGCGATCAGGACGTTGCTGTCGACCTGCGGGATCGAGCTGGGAACGGCCGTCACCTGGAGCGCGTCGATCCGGGTGCGCAGGCGCGCGGGCATGACCTGCCGGACGGTGTTCAGCGCGCGCACGGCGGCTTCGTCGATGCCGGCTCCGCTGGTGGTGGCGATCTGGAGCGCGATGGCGAGCGCCACGGCCTGCTCGTCGTCGAACAGCAGTGGCGGCAGCTCGGCGCCGGGTTCGAGCCGGTATCCGCCGTCGGGGCCCTTGACGGCCGCGATGGGGTAGCCGAGTTCGCGCAGCCGGTCGACGTCGCGGCGCACGGTGCGCTGGCTGACCTCGAGCCGCTCGGCCAGCGCCGCGCCCGGCCAGTCCCGGCGGGCTTGGAGCAGCGAGAGCAACGCGAGCAGTCGCGCCGAAGTCTTCGGCATGTCTTCCATACTGGCCGAAGAAGAGGACAACCCTGTCCTCTTCACCTGAAATGGTCGTGCCATGAACAACCTCGACGCCGAGCGCACCGCGCTGATCACCGTGCTCGCCACCGTCCGAACCACCCTGACCAACACCGTCCGCGGGCTCAGCGACGACCAGCTCGGCGAGCGGCCGACGGTCAGCGAGCTGTGCCTGGGCGGTCTGATCAAGCACGTCGCGGCCGTCGAGGAGATGTGGCTGCGCTTCGCCCTCGAAGGCCCGTCCGCCGTGAGCTACGCGATGCCCGACGGCGTGACCTGGGCAGACATCGCCGCCGGGACCGCGCGCGAGTTCCCGCAGTGGATGATCGACAACCTGAACAACTTCAAGATGCTGCCCGGCGACACGCTGACCTCGATCGTCGAGCGCTACGAGAAGGTCGCCGCTCGCAGCGAGGAGATCATCGCCGACATCGACTTGTCGACATCGCACCCGCTGCCGGAAGCGCCGTGGCACGAGCCCGGTACGGCGTGGAGCGTGCGTCAGGTGCTGTTGCACGTCATCGCCGAAACCGCCCAGCACGCCGGGCACGCC
This portion of the Saccharopolyspora antimicrobica genome encodes:
- a CDS encoding helix-turn-helix transcriptional regulator, which encodes MRADAVRGHLDGLLLAVLESGPLHGYAIITAVQRRSGGALALRTGTIYPALNRLERLGFLRSTWQSIGERRRRCYELTDSGRRGLDTERSAWDEFTSAIGSVLNPGRAI
- a CDS encoding permease prefix domain 1-containing protein, yielding MSDPVEHYVADLSAALRGPARAKARMVDEIRDGLAETIAAHSDHGLPHEQAVERALREFGTVEELVPSCQQELTIAQTRLTAAKLVIVVGFLIACGHVVWTVGGWQLPAAAQLMIGIAATAATLAAAAFAATGFLTRWVPAPEGLPTLVGWASSTASVAMPFAALALATTSPLDSTWPSIALTAVVAVGSHVVLAASARTCRECARLPVE
- a CDS encoding helix-turn-helix transcriptional regulator, translating into MPKTSARLLALLSLLQARRDWPGAALAERLEVSQRTVRRDVDRLRELGYPIAAVKGPDGGYRLEPGAELPPLLFDDEQAVALAIALQIATTSGAGIDEAAVRALNTVRQVMPARLRTRIDALQVTAVPSSIPQVDSNVLIALGAAVRAREILRFDYASGDPRRVEPHHLVTWARRWYLVAWDLDRDDWRTFRADRITPRIPTGPRFTPREVPGGDVAAFVLNRFKGTDSTGTWPCHGEVVLDLPAAVVSRFARDGVVEELGPNRCRLILGSWSWPGLAATITRFDADIEVIGPPELKEAFARLADRCAKAATNAPD
- a CDS encoding DinB family protein yields the protein MNNLDAERTALITVLATVRTTLTNTVRGLSDDQLGERPTVSELCLGGLIKHVAAVEEMWLRFALEGPSAVSYAMPDGVTWADIAAGTAREFPQWMIDNLNNFKMLPGDTLTSIVERYEKVAARSEEIIADIDLSTSHPLPEAPWHEPGTAWSVRQVLLHVIAETAQHAGHADILRETIDGHKAF